One Gloeobacter morelensis MG652769 DNA window includes the following coding sequences:
- the rpoD gene encoding RNA polymerase sigma factor RpoD: MRQPMPSDDIWSDEVQVEAEAEAQILAPEEFAVVRGSTDDLVRLYLQEIGRVALLKPAEEIELARRIATWLTLEEKRSKFQAVAAESWLEAANLTAQQWSTIVREGERAKAHLVKANLRLVVSVAKKYQGRGLHLLDLIQEGTLGLIRAAEKFDYTRGFKFSTYATWWIRQGITRAIAMQARTIRLPVHIVEKVNRIKKATRQLSQQLGRSPSEDEIAEAVEMDADQLRFVRKAIQLPVSLETPVGREEDTALGDLIQAKGNEPEHGVVRDLMSQDLESLLQTLTPRERDVLRLRYGLIDGRSRTLDEVGQQFGLTRERIRQIEARALRKLRHPQRLQRVREYLEGIENS; this comes from the coding sequence ATGAGACAGCCGATGCCGAGCGACGACATCTGGTCCGACGAAGTGCAGGTAGAGGCGGAAGCGGAGGCCCAGATCCTCGCTCCCGAGGAATTTGCCGTCGTCCGCGGCAGCACCGACGATCTGGTGCGGCTGTATCTGCAGGAAATCGGCCGGGTGGCGCTGCTGAAGCCTGCCGAAGAAATCGAACTGGCCCGCCGCATTGCCACCTGGCTGACCCTCGAAGAAAAGCGCAGCAAATTTCAGGCCGTCGCTGCCGAGTCGTGGCTGGAGGCCGCCAATCTCACCGCCCAGCAGTGGTCCACGATCGTGCGCGAGGGCGAGCGCGCCAAGGCCCACCTGGTCAAAGCGAATTTGCGCCTGGTGGTCTCAGTGGCCAAAAAATATCAGGGCCGGGGCCTGCACCTGCTCGATCTCATTCAGGAAGGGACCCTTGGCTTGATCCGCGCCGCTGAAAAATTCGATTACACCCGCGGCTTCAAATTTTCGACCTATGCGACCTGGTGGATTCGCCAGGGGATCACCCGGGCGATCGCCATGCAGGCGCGCACGATCCGTCTGCCGGTGCACATCGTCGAGAAGGTCAACCGGATCAAAAAGGCCACCCGCCAGCTCTCCCAGCAGTTAGGCCGCTCGCCCTCGGAAGACGAGATTGCCGAGGCCGTCGAGATGGACGCCGATCAACTGCGCTTTGTGCGCAAGGCCATCCAGTTGCCGGTCTCTTTGGAGACCCCGGTCGGCCGCGAGGAAGATACCGCCCTGGGCGATCTTATCCAGGCGAAGGGCAACGAGCCTGAGCACGGCGTGGTGCGCGATCTGATGAGCCAGGATCTCGAATCGCTGCTGCAGACGCTCACACCCCGCGAGCGCGACGTGCTCCGGTTGCGCTACGGGCTTATCGACGGCCGTTCGCGCACGCTCGATGAAGTCGGCCAGCAATTTGGCCTCACCCGCGAGCGCATCCGCCAGATTGAAGCGCGGGCGCTACGCAAACTGCGCCACCCCCAACGGCTCCAGCGCGTGCGCGAATACCTCGAGGGCATCGAGAACTCGTAG
- a CDS encoding NAD(P)H-dependent oxidoreductase, protein MARTHRVLILFAHPALEKSRMNRRLIQAVQGMDSVTIRDLYESYPNFYIDVKHEQELLLAHDIIVFQHPFYWYSSPAILKEWQDLVLEYGFAYGHEGTALRGKKFLSAITTGGGEQAYGREGHNYFTIRELLAPFEQTARLCGMEYLPPFVIQGTHQLREKQQIANHVEDYRKAIAALRDDAIDWERLRQSHHFNHDLAQLLPAQEVANRV, encoded by the coding sequence ATGGCCCGCACCCACCGAGTGTTAATTCTATTTGCCCACCCGGCACTGGAAAAATCGCGGATGAATCGACGGCTGATTCAAGCCGTTCAAGGCATGGACTCCGTCACTATTCGTGACCTGTACGAGTCGTATCCCAACTTCTATATCGACGTCAAACATGAGCAGGAGTTGCTGCTCGCCCATGACATCATCGTCTTTCAGCATCCCTTTTACTGGTACAGCAGCCCGGCCATTCTCAAAGAATGGCAGGATTTGGTACTGGAGTACGGCTTTGCCTACGGGCACGAGGGCACTGCTTTGCGGGGCAAAAAGTTTTTAAGTGCGATCACCACCGGCGGCGGCGAACAGGCCTATGGCCGCGAGGGGCACAACTACTTCACCATCCGCGAGTTGCTGGCTCCTTTTGAGCAGACGGCCCGCCTGTGCGGCATGGAGTATCTGCCCCCGTTCGTCATCCAGGGCACGCACCAGTTGCGCGAGAAGCAGCAAATCGCCAATCACGTCGAGGACTACCGCAAGGCGATTGCAGCATTGCGCGACGATGCGATCGACTGGGAGCGCCTCCGGCAAAGCCACCACTTCAACCACGACCTTGCCCAGCTGCTCCCGGCCCAGGAGGTCGCCAACCGTGTCTAA
- a CDS encoding LysR family transcriptional regulator produces the protein MNNFSLDQIRIFRAIAQHGSFKRAAESLYISQPAVSLQVQNLEAALGMPLFDRSGRKAELTEAGRIFLDYAHRILALCDESRRAITDLQNLKGGTLVIGASQTTGTYLIPRLIGEFHRRYPEVGVQLHVMSTRRTAYGVAEGRLDLGIIGGEVPLELQGRLAVEVYAEDELALVVPGFHPLAGTEVIRREDLYGLKFIALDPESTTRRVLDGVLRRFDIDVESLSIEMELSSIEAIKAAVQAGLGVAFLSATAIEKELQLGVLHRLNVEGLVLRRPLTLLTHPQRYESRASRVFREQILTNFARSEALAPS, from the coding sequence ATGAACAACTTCAGCCTGGACCAAATACGCATCTTCCGGGCAATCGCCCAGCACGGCAGCTTCAAAAGGGCGGCAGAATCGCTCTATATCTCCCAACCGGCGGTCTCACTACAGGTCCAAAACCTCGAAGCCGCCCTCGGGATGCCGCTGTTTGACCGCTCCGGCCGCAAGGCGGAGCTCACCGAGGCAGGACGGATTTTTCTCGATTATGCCCACCGTATCCTGGCACTGTGCGACGAATCGCGGCGGGCGATTACCGATTTGCAAAACCTCAAAGGCGGCACGCTGGTGATCGGGGCCTCGCAGACTACCGGCACCTACTTGATTCCGCGGCTTATCGGCGAGTTTCATCGCCGCTATCCTGAAGTGGGCGTGCAGCTCCATGTGATGTCCACCCGGCGCACCGCCTACGGAGTTGCCGAGGGCCGCCTCGATCTGGGGATCATCGGCGGCGAGGTGCCCTTGGAGTTGCAGGGCAGGCTCGCTGTCGAAGTGTACGCCGAGGACGAACTGGCCCTGGTGGTGCCGGGTTTTCACCCGCTCGCAGGCACGGAGGTGATCCGCCGCGAAGATCTCTACGGACTCAAGTTCATCGCCCTCGATCCTGAATCGACGACCCGGCGCGTACTCGACGGCGTGCTGCGCCGCTTCGACATCGATGTCGAAAGCCTCAGCATCGAGATGGAACTGAGCAGCATCGAGGCCATCAAAGCGGCGGTCCAGGCGGGATTGGGCGTGGCGTTCCTCTCGGCGACAGCGATCGAAAAAGAGCTGCAACTGGGGGTATTGCACCGGTTGAACGTCGAAGGGCTGGTATTGCGCCGCCCGCTAACCCTGCTGACCCACCCGCAGCGCTACGAATCGCGTGCCAGCCGCGTCTTTCGCGAGCAGATTCTCACCAACTTCGCCCGCAGCGAGGCGCTCGCCCCATCGTAA
- a CDS encoding ArnT family glycosyltransferase, with translation MESPEAMLQSSKRAPSFADVLTSLGLMVYTAPLLLLHAGRQSLIGTDEGYYAQMARGMIRSGQWLAPSFLGEPWFEKPPLNPWLIAASFQTFGISEWSARLPSVIAGVVGVLLTYWIGRKLVGPRRALLGALVLPTMYLWFFYGRVAVTDVILTTLELAGLGCLLLAVRPGWRALAAGWGIAIGLGLLLKTTMILLPAVATLPWLIWRNREHRLLTNPYLYAGLAAGVGLFGSWYATATNVYGALVYEQLFGHLFKLGNKEFHPVGPFYYFWNLPANTFPWTFLALGGVWALQREKKALLLLWSYPLMLLSLLQLFSTKEPYYLIQACPFIALLAGVWIDHCWQRRREYSLAATSFLVGLVGLLLVIATPLLAFNPTWVDGVQLYLPLGLALGILWLGVPVFFQVRRSLPASQTLWTVSLIGGPYFALLLAVLTTFLGDFYPDFKAFCQQRLASYIDPNAPIAMVYEKNGERVSEFIALTFYTPNPSVQLDAAGVSADDTQRHWWLSPESRQLLDKSGFAYKLLAEVFGWTLARRPVQERSIGEPG, from the coding sequence ATGGAGAGCCCAGAGGCGATGCTGCAGTCATCGAAGCGCGCTCCTTCCTTTGCGGATGTGCTTACCAGCTTAGGTCTGATGGTCTACACCGCGCCGCTGCTGCTGCTGCACGCCGGCCGCCAGAGCCTCATCGGCACCGACGAGGGCTACTACGCCCAGATGGCGCGCGGGATGATCCGCAGCGGCCAGTGGCTCGCCCCGAGCTTTCTGGGCGAACCCTGGTTCGAGAAGCCGCCCCTCAATCCCTGGCTGATCGCCGCCAGCTTTCAGACGTTCGGCATTAGCGAATGGAGCGCCAGGCTGCCGAGTGTGATTGCCGGGGTGGTGGGAGTCTTGCTCACCTACTGGATTGGCCGGAAGCTGGTAGGGCCGCGCCGGGCGCTACTCGGGGCACTGGTGCTGCCCACGATGTACCTGTGGTTCTTCTACGGGCGCGTGGCCGTCACCGACGTTATCCTTACCACCCTCGAACTGGCGGGCCTGGGCTGTCTGCTGCTGGCGGTCCGGCCCGGTTGGAGAGCGCTCGCCGCCGGGTGGGGTATCGCCATCGGCCTCGGATTGCTCCTTAAGACGACAATGATTCTGCTTCCGGCCGTCGCCACCTTGCCGTGGCTCATTTGGCGCAACCGCGAGCACCGTCTGCTCACCAACCCGTATCTTTATGCCGGACTGGCGGCCGGGGTGGGCCTATTCGGCTCCTGGTACGCGACGGCCACAAACGTCTACGGCGCGCTCGTCTACGAACAGCTGTTCGGGCATCTATTCAAGCTCGGCAACAAAGAATTTCACCCGGTGGGGCCGTTCTACTATTTCTGGAACTTACCAGCCAATACCTTCCCGTGGACCTTCCTGGCCCTGGGCGGAGTCTGGGCGCTCCAGCGGGAAAAAAAGGCGCTGTTGCTGCTCTGGAGTTACCCGCTGATGTTGCTGTCGCTGTTGCAGCTGTTTTCGACCAAAGAACCGTACTACTTGATCCAGGCCTGCCCGTTTATTGCCCTGCTGGCCGGGGTGTGGATCGACCATTGTTGGCAGCGCAGGCGGGAGTACTCCCTGGCCGCCACCAGCTTCCTGGTGGGACTGGTGGGTTTATTGCTGGTCATTGCGACCCCACTGCTTGCCTTCAACCCCACCTGGGTAGACGGGGTGCAGCTGTATTTGCCGCTGGGGCTGGCTCTGGGGATTCTCTGGCTGGGGGTACCGGTCTTCTTCCAGGTTCGACGCAGCCTGCCCGCTTCCCAGACGCTCTGGACAGTTTCGCTCATCGGCGGACCCTACTTCGCCCTGCTGCTTGCGGTCCTCACCACTTTTTTGGGTGACTTTTATCCCGACTTCAAAGCCTTTTGCCAGCAGCGCCTGGCCAGCTACATCGATCCGAACGCTCCAATTGCTATGGTTTACGAAAAGAATGGCGAGCGGGTCTCAGAATTTATCGCCCTGACGTTCTACACTCCCAACCCGAGCGTGCAACTCGATGCGGCTGGGGTGAGCGCAGACGATACCCAGCGCCACTGGTGGCTCTCCCCCGAATCGCGCCAATTGCTCGACAAGTCGGGCTTCGCCTACAAACTACTGGCGGAAGTCTTCGGCTGGACTCTCGCCAGGCGTCCTGTACAAGAACGGAGCATAGGAGAACCGGGTTGA
- a CDS encoding cobalamin-binding protein, giving the protein MTAASPLGSPSPDLEHRIVTLIPSATEIVAVLGLASRLVGRSHECDYPESVRLLPVCTRPKFDPIGTSREVHERVSALLATALSVYEVDLAMLEQLAPTHILTQAQCEVCAVSLSEVEAAVAGLTGGQPHILSLQPNVLSDLWEDIARVGAALGVPSEHVIQSLQARVRACSEKAQSAGTGRRVACIEWTEPLMAAGNWVPELVERAGGVNLFGTTGKHSPWLEWAALAAADPEVIIFMPCGYNLAATRKAVADLAESQPQWSSLSAVRRGEVFLVDGNQYFNRPGPRLVDSLEILAEILHPGLFAFSYAPLGWQRF; this is encoded by the coding sequence ATGACTGCAGCATCGCCTCTGGGCTCTCCATCACCTGACCTTGAACACCGGATTGTAACATTGATACCCAGCGCCACTGAGATCGTCGCGGTGCTGGGGCTCGCTTCCCGGCTAGTAGGCCGCTCCCACGAGTGCGACTATCCTGAATCGGTGCGTTTGCTTCCCGTCTGCACCCGGCCCAAATTTGATCCGATAGGCACCAGCCGTGAGGTGCACGAGCGGGTAAGCGCCCTGCTCGCCACCGCCCTGAGCGTCTACGAAGTGGATCTGGCCATGCTTGAGCAACTGGCGCCTACCCACATCCTCACCCAGGCCCAGTGCGAAGTCTGTGCTGTGAGTCTGTCCGAAGTCGAGGCGGCGGTGGCGGGCCTGACGGGTGGGCAGCCCCATATCCTCTCGCTGCAGCCGAACGTGCTCAGCGATCTTTGGGAGGACATTGCGCGGGTGGGAGCGGCCCTGGGTGTACCTTCCGAACACGTCATCCAATCGCTGCAGGCGCGGGTAAGAGCGTGCAGCGAGAAAGCGCAATCGGCAGGCACCGGTCGCCGGGTAGCCTGCATCGAGTGGACCGAGCCGCTGATGGCGGCGGGCAACTGGGTGCCCGAACTGGTGGAGAGGGCAGGCGGGGTGAATCTTTTCGGTACGACCGGCAAGCACTCCCCCTGGCTGGAATGGGCGGCCCTGGCAGCTGCTGATCCGGAGGTGATTATCTTTATGCCCTGCGGCTACAACCTGGCCGCCACCCGCAAGGCGGTTGCCGATCTTGCCGAAAGTCAACCGCAATGGTCCTCGCTCAGTGCTGTGCGCCGGGGCGAAGTCTTTCTGGTAGACGGCAATCAGTATTTCAACCGGCCGGGGCCGCGATTGGTCGATTCGCTCGAGATTCTAGCTGAAATATTACACCCGGGCTTATTTGCCTTCAGCTATGCACCGCTGGGTTGGC
- a CDS encoding 23S rRNA (pseudouridine(1915)-N(3))-methyltransferase RlmH, translated as MRIKLIAVGRLREQSYERACAEYARRLAAYARLELVEVRDARIADSQAGLLKEGQALLALLRPGEHAVLLDSGGRQFTSVELADWLESHALQEPVFIVGSSHGVAPIVRERAQTVWSLSKLTFPHELARVIVLEQLYRAATILAGHPYHHG; from the coding sequence GTGAGGATCAAGCTGATCGCGGTCGGACGGCTGCGCGAGCAATCCTACGAGCGCGCCTGTGCAGAGTACGCCCGGCGGCTGGCGGCCTATGCCCGCCTGGAACTGGTGGAAGTGCGCGACGCCCGCATCGCCGACAGCCAGGCGGGCCTGCTCAAGGAGGGCCAGGCTTTGCTGGCCCTGCTGCGCCCCGGCGAGCACGCAGTCTTGCTCGATAGCGGCGGCAGGCAATTTACCAGCGTCGAATTGGCCGATTGGCTCGAAAGCCATGCTCTGCAGGAGCCGGTCTTTATCGTCGGCTCAAGCCACGGAGTCGCCCCAATCGTTCGGGAGCGGGCGCAGACGGTCTGGTCGCTCTCGAAGCTGACCTTTCCCCACGAACTGGCGCGGGTGATCGTGCTGGAGCAGCTCTACCGCGCCGCCACCATCCTGGCTGGGCACCCTTACCACCATGGCTAA
- a CDS encoding trypsin-like peptidase domain-containing protein, whose product MLSHWKERLVQLTVVGAVAGGSFTLGTFAVRQVVGVPLAAAPAPQASLTSSDSVPLPALSSAEGPERASAATTFLGPNFIADAAEKASPAVVRINTERVREVGARTPLEQFFPEFTPRRGGMPRLEQGAGSGFILSGDGTVVTNAHVVEKADKVYVTLGDGRKTTGKVIGADPLTDIAVIKIDAGIDLPTAPLGDSDRLRAGEWVIAVGNPLGLDHTVTAGIISALKRSSNEVGVREDRRLDFIQTDAAINPGNSGGPLVNIYGQVVGINTAIRADGQGIGFAIPINKVKEITASLLRDGRVIRPYIGISMVSITPELLRELKENPDVAKLPQAEKGVWIREVIKGSPAATAGLRADDIIVEVDGKAVFEARQVQELIGVRKVGDTVSVSVQRNSKLSTFEVRTVELSQTPLS is encoded by the coding sequence ATGCTGAGCCATTGGAAAGAAAGACTTGTACAGCTTACTGTTGTCGGAGCGGTGGCGGGCGGCAGCTTTACGCTGGGTACTTTTGCGGTGCGCCAGGTGGTGGGTGTTCCCCTGGCGGCGGCGCCGGCCCCACAGGCGAGCCTGACCAGCAGCGATTCGGTGCCGCTTCCGGCTCTATCGAGCGCCGAAGGCCCGGAGCGGGCATCGGCGGCCACGACTTTCTTGGGTCCCAACTTCATCGCCGATGCGGCCGAGAAGGCTTCTCCAGCCGTGGTGCGCATCAACACCGAGCGGGTGCGCGAGGTGGGTGCCCGCACGCCGCTGGAGCAATTTTTTCCCGAATTCACACCGCGCCGGGGCGGCATGCCCCGCCTGGAGCAGGGAGCGGGTTCGGGCTTTATCCTGAGCGGCGACGGCACCGTGGTCACCAACGCCCATGTCGTCGAAAAGGCCGACAAAGTCTACGTCACCCTGGGGGACGGGCGCAAAACCACCGGCAAGGTGATCGGTGCCGACCCGCTCACCGACATTGCCGTAATCAAAATCGACGCGGGCATCGACTTGCCCACCGCCCCGTTGGGCGACTCGGACAGGTTGCGCGCCGGTGAGTGGGTGATTGCCGTGGGTAATCCGCTGGGCCTCGATCACACCGTTACCGCCGGCATCATTAGTGCCCTCAAGCGCTCCAGCAACGAAGTCGGGGTGCGCGAGGACCGGCGGCTCGACTTTATCCAGACCGACGCCGCCATCAATCCGGGCAACTCCGGCGGCCCGCTAGTCAACATCTACGGTCAGGTGGTGGGCATCAACACGGCCATTCGCGCCGACGGCCAGGGCATCGGTTTCGCCATCCCGATCAACAAAGTCAAAGAGATCACGGCGAGTTTGCTGAGGGACGGTCGGGTGATTCGCCCGTACATCGGCATCTCGATGGTGAGCATTACTCCCGAACTGCTGCGCGAACTCAAAGAGAACCCCGACGTCGCCAAGCTGCCCCAGGCCGAAAAAGGCGTCTGGATCCGCGAGGTAATCAAAGGCTCTCCCGCCGCCACAGCCGGGTTGCGCGCCGACGACATTATTGTCGAAGTCGACGGCAAAGCGGTTTTCGAGGCCAGGCAGGTGCAGGAACTGATTGGAGTGCGCAAGGTAGGCGACACCGTCTCGGTCAGTGTCCAACGCAACAGCAAGCTCTCGACTTTTGAAGTGCGCACGGTGGAATTGAGTCAGACACCACTCAGCTAA
- a CDS encoding SDR family oxidoreductase has product MNSKKVVIVTAASRGIGAGCARELAAHGHTVSLIARSPQVLDLADELGGFGVQGSIANWQDLRHCVQETLDKYGRIDGVVNSFGDPPRPDLLDITDEMWLENFEMLFLSVVRMARLVTEPMRRQGGGAIVNISACDSQEPDLATPFSGTLRAAMEGFTKMYAKRYRADRIRMNSIAPFFVADSMEELEGWVVPTELMWGRPATYSELAEAVIFLLSDNAKFVTGTTLKVDEARSAAL; this is encoded by the coding sequence TTGAATAGCAAAAAGGTTGTCATCGTGACAGCAGCCAGCCGTGGTATCGGGGCTGGGTGCGCAAGGGAATTGGCAGCGCATGGCCATACCGTGTCTTTGATCGCACGCTCGCCGCAGGTTCTGGATTTGGCCGACGAGTTGGGCGGCTTTGGCGTGCAGGGCTCGATTGCTAATTGGCAGGACTTACGACATTGTGTTCAAGAAACACTGGACAAATACGGTCGAATTGATGGGGTGGTCAATAGTTTTGGCGACCCTCCACGCCCCGATTTACTCGATATCACCGACGAAATGTGGTTAGAAAACTTCGAAATGCTGTTCTTGAGTGTTGTGCGCATGGCGCGACTGGTCACAGAACCGATGCGCCGACAGGGTGGGGGAGCCATCGTGAACATCTCGGCGTGCGATTCGCAAGAACCGGACCTGGCCACGCCCTTCAGTGGCACACTGCGTGCCGCAATGGAAGGCTTTACAAAGATGTACGCAAAACGCTACAGAGCGGACCGGATCCGCATGAACTCCATCGCCCCTTTCTTTGTCGCCGACAGCATGGAAGAACTGGAAGGATGGGTGGTTCCTACCGAGCTGATGTGGGGCCGCCCAGCAACCTATAGTGAACTGGCAGAAGCGGTGATTTTTCTTCTTTCAGACAATGCAAAGTTTGTCACTGGAACCACCCTCAAGGTTGACGAAGCGCGTTCGGCCGCGCTTTGA
- a CDS encoding biotin--[acetyl-CoA-carboxylase] ligase, whose amino-acid sequence MILDKRKFQLHLKTETLGHGFHLYERIDSTNRLAMEFLREGAPEGTTILAEQQTGGRGSNGRQWESLPGGLYLSVILRPQLMLADIFQLTLVAAFGVAQSLARLTGADVRLKWPNDLVIEQGGRLAKVGGILTETRIQGDRLAGAVVGMGINWDNPVPAEAARLKPLSRRDLDLAPVAAAVLLGLEESYQLWRQRGIERIVSGYERYLVNLGQAVEVPGHDGQGRIIGIDERGALRVLFLDGGETLVMPSELRLGYAR is encoded by the coding sequence ATGATCCTGGATAAGCGCAAATTTCAACTGCACTTAAAGACAGAAACTCTCGGCCACGGGTTTCATCTGTACGAGCGGATCGATTCGACCAATCGCCTGGCGATGGAGTTTTTGCGCGAGGGCGCTCCCGAGGGCACGACCATCCTCGCCGAGCAACAGACCGGCGGGCGCGGCAGCAATGGTCGCCAGTGGGAATCGCTCCCCGGAGGGCTGTACCTGTCGGTGATCCTCAGGCCGCAACTGATGCTTGCCGATATCTTTCAATTGACGTTGGTGGCAGCTTTTGGCGTTGCCCAGAGCCTTGCCCGCCTCACCGGGGCCGATGTGCGCCTCAAGTGGCCCAACGACCTGGTTATCGAGCAGGGTGGGCGCCTTGCCAAAGTCGGCGGCATCCTCACTGAGACCCGCATCCAGGGCGACCGGCTCGCGGGGGCGGTGGTGGGTATGGGCATCAACTGGGACAACCCGGTGCCCGCCGAGGCGGCCCGCCTCAAGCCGCTCTCGCGACGAGATCTCGACCTGGCGCCGGTGGCGGCGGCGGTGCTTTTGGGGCTGGAGGAGAGCTATCAGCTCTGGCGTCAGCGCGGTATCGAGCGCATCGTGAGCGGCTACGAACGCTATCTGGTCAATCTGGGTCAGGCGGTGGAGGTGCCCGGCCACGACGGCCAGGGTCGGATCATCGGCATCGACGAGCGTGGGGCGCTGCGGGTGTTGTTTTTAGACGGCGGCGAGACGCTGGTCATGCCTAGCGAATTGCGGCTGGGCTATGCACGGTGA
- a CDS encoding M48 family metallopeptidase has protein sequence MLFTEAAKTGIAFILAATLLGGGFANPARAQGLEGLLNGALQYFALDNLSDTQEAAYGRRIHEQLVRQGKVRLSRDRRLVARVTNMGRRLARTSGRPQLPYRFFVVNDRSVNAFTTMGGYVYVNAGLAKGVRSDAELAGVMAHEIGHLVARHAINQMRQAAVTQGIAGALGQNDNLLVSLGVSLYQRGYSRDDEYEADALGVRNLARAGYPANGLPDFLRRLQGGGGSAEFLSTHPASANRVQRLEEIIRTEGLPMRRR, from the coding sequence ATGCTGTTTACCGAAGCAGCCAAGACAGGAATAGCGTTCATTTTAGCAGCGACTTTGCTGGGCGGCGGTTTTGCCAACCCGGCCCGGGCACAGGGTCTGGAGGGTCTGCTCAACGGCGCCTTGCAGTATTTTGCCCTCGACAACCTCTCCGATACCCAGGAGGCCGCCTACGGTCGGCGCATCCACGAACAGCTGGTGCGCCAGGGCAAAGTGCGCCTTTCGCGCGACCGGCGCCTTGTGGCTCGGGTTACCAACATGGGCCGCCGACTGGCCCGCACCAGCGGGCGGCCGCAGCTGCCCTATCGCTTTTTTGTGGTGAACGACCGCAGTGTCAACGCCTTCACGACCATGGGCGGCTATGTCTATGTCAATGCCGGTCTGGCAAAAGGTGTGCGCAGCGACGCCGAACTGGCCGGGGTAATGGCCCACGAAATTGGTCATCTGGTGGCCCGCCACGCCATCAACCAGATGCGCCAGGCGGCTGTCACCCAGGGCATCGCCGGTGCCCTGGGTCAAAACGACAACCTGCTGGTCAGTCTGGGTGTGAGCCTCTACCAGCGCGGCTACTCGCGCGACGACGAGTACGAAGCGGATGCCCTCGGCGTACGCAACCTCGCCCGGGCAGGCTATCCCGCCAACGGGCTGCCGGATTTTTTAAGGCGTCTGCAGGGCGGTGGCGGCAGTGCTGAGTTTTTGAGCACCCATCCTGCTTCGGCCAACCGCGTGCAGCGGCTTGAGGAGATCATCCGCACCGAGGGGTTGCCCATGCGCCGCCGCTGA
- the nusB gene encoding transcription antitermination factor NusB — protein sequence MQARRIARELALMSIGQMPADRSRLQAKNLEELVLASVRTLREEANESLQRACTELRQGHNRLEASELTAPTVEAARREVAAAIALAEQAINRVGASLELPEFVRLADELQVRAYAFELLGAFVREGDNLDKLLDTCMEGWQVERLTRIDRDILRLALVEMVELKSVPLRVAIDEAVELAKKYSTDTAVRFINGVLRRVVQHLQLEQRPRR from the coding sequence ATGCAAGCCCGCCGCATCGCCCGCGAACTCGCCTTGATGAGCATCGGTCAGATGCCCGCCGATCGTTCGCGACTGCAGGCAAAAAACCTCGAAGAACTGGTGCTCGCCTCGGTGCGCACGCTGCGCGAGGAGGCCAACGAGAGCCTCCAAAGGGCCTGTACCGAGCTGCGCCAGGGCCACAACCGCCTGGAGGCGAGCGAACTGACGGCCCCCACCGTCGAGGCGGCCCGCCGCGAGGTGGCGGCGGCGATCGCCCTGGCCGAGCAGGCGATCAACCGGGTGGGCGCCTCGCTGGAGTTGCCGGAGTTCGTGCGCCTGGCGGACGAGTTGCAGGTGCGCGCCTATGCCTTCGAGCTGCTCGGTGCCTTTGTGCGCGAGGGGGACAATCTCGACAAGCTGTTGGACACCTGTATGGAAGGTTGGCAAGTCGAACGGCTCACGCGCATCGACCGCGACATTCTGCGTCTGGCGCTGGTGGAAATGGTGGAATTGAAGAGTGTTCCCTTGCGCGTCGCCATCGACGAGGCCGTCGAGCTAGCCAAAAAATACAGCACAGACACCGCCGTTCGCTTCATCAACGGCGTCCTGCGGCGGGTGGTACAGCATCTCCAGCTGGAACAGCGCCCGCGCCGTTGA